A stretch of Channa argus isolate prfri chromosome 16, Channa argus male v1.0, whole genome shotgun sequence DNA encodes these proteins:
- the LOC137101094 gene encoding ovarian cancer G-protein coupled receptor 1 — protein MLANMSEEDVINCTISHEIHQYLFSSVYILVLLVGLPCNLYSLYHAALQLKQKNELGVYLLNLTVSDLLYLASLPLWLQYFFQDDDWRHREWLCQLCGFLLYENIYISIGFLCCISLDRYLAVVHPLRFASLRSMSAAWVASAIVWMKEIAVGVVFFHHKELSRDHRNQSVCFEHYPIQQWEYKINYYRFIVGFMFPLAILLISYLCVLRAVGRSAGTQPDQKIRIRQLVSSTILIFLVCFSPYHIFLLVRTLLERDCNFITGIFNYYHLSLLLTTLNCLADPALYCFVSESARHGLYRALFKPVSRVLCCCRRRGNASPTNPATDSNEVATDDNNGCPTVTLLTHTSTLSNAKTDPAGKNTNLITQTDEKTVTSLTVQGNTHSDNCVDGDGKPSCVIAMEKLSQNTD, from the exons ATGTTGGCCAATATGTCTGAGGAGGATGTGATTAACTGCACCATCAGCCATGAAATCCACCAGTACCTCTTCTCCTCTGTGTACATCCTTGTACTATTG GTTGGTCTTCCCTGCAACCTGTACTCTCTGTACCACGCTGCACTACAGCTGAAGCAAAAGAACGAGCTTGGAGTTTATCTATTGAACCTCACAGTGTCTGATCTGTTGTACCTGGCATCATTACCACTGTGGCTGCAGTACTTCTTTCAG GATGATGATTGGCGTCACAGGGAATGGTTGTGTCAGCTGTGTGGCTTCCTGCTCTATGAGAACATCTACATCAGCATTGGTTTCCTGTGCTGCATCAGTCTGGATCGTTACCTGGCTGTGGTGCACCCGCTAAG GTTCGCATCCCTGCGGTCCATGAGTGCAGCGTGGGTTGCCAGTGCTATTGTCTGGATGAAGGAGATCGCAGTCGGTGTAGTTTTCTTTCATCATAAAGAACTGAGCAGAGACCACAGAAACCAGTCAGTGTGCTTTGAGCATTACCCCATCCAGCAGTGGGAGTACAAAATCAACTACTACCGCTTCATTGTTGGCTTCATGTTTCCGCTGGCCATTCTCTTG ATCAGCTACCTGTGTGTCCTTCGTGCTGTCGGTCGGAGTGCAGGGACGCAGCCCGATCAGAAGATAAGGATCAGGCAGTTAGTGAGCAGCACCATTCTCATCTTCCTTGTCTGCTTCTCCCCATACCACATCTTCCTGCTAGTACGCACCCTGCTGGAGCGGGACTGCAACTTTATTACAG GAATATTCAACTACTACCACCTATCATTGCTGCTGACTACCCTCAACTGTCTGGCTGACCCTGCTCTCTACTGCTTTGTCAGTGAAAGTGCCCGCCACGGCCTGTACAGAGCCCTATTCAAACCAGTTTCCAGGGTACTCTGTTGTTGCCGTCGCCGTGGCAATGCGAGTCCAACAAATCCGGCTACAGATTCCAACGAGGTTGCCACAGACGACAACAACGGCTGCCCAACAGTTacgctgctcacacacacaagcacgctCAGCAATGCTAAAACAGACCCTGCTGGCAAAAACACGAATTTGATCACACAGACTGATGAAAAAACTGTTACATCCCTAACTGTACAAGGTAACACACACTCTGACAACTGTGTGGACGGTGATGGAAAGCCCAGCTGTGTGATAGCCATGGAGAAGCTGAGCCAAAACACAGACTAA